The following is a genomic window from Brevibacterium limosum.
CTTGGCCGCGAGCAGCCCCGTATGGATGGTCACAGCTTCCAGATCACCGCCCCAGGCCTGGCCGGTGCTGATCGACCCGCTCAGCCACCCGGCGTCCTTGAGCCCGGCGACGGCCTGCGAGAACGGGGCCGGCAGTGCCGCACCGTCGCTGAGCACATACACCACTGACAGGGACGGGTCGACGGCACGGATTCCGGCGATCACCGCGGGCAGAGCCGAATGCAGGTCGGCCACGACCACGGGCATGCCGTCGAGGTGTTCCGCCTCGGCGAGGGTGGAATGATGCTGCGATTCCTGATCGTCGACGCCGAGGACCATCGTCTGCAGGGGCGAATAGCGGTCCTTGACCAGATGACCGGGACCTTCCGGCGGGTCGGCCGGCAGGGCATCGGGCAGGGCGATGATGAGTCCGAACCCTCCCGTGCCCAGACGCTTCGCGAGAGCCGAGACATTGACGATGACGGCGTCGGCCGTCGTCGGCTGCCCGACGGCATCGGTATAGGCGACCGCCCGGATGGATCTCACATCGGTGCCCGGCAGAGCCTCGTCCAGTTCGACGTCGACCTCTGTGTATCCTGGCCGGGTGGAGCGAATCGCTGCGACGATTCCTTTGCGCCAATGAATCATGGTCCCAAGACTATCGCCCGGCCTAGGTTACGGTGGAATCGTGAACACACCCCGCACCAGCAGACAGAGACAGCAGACCGAACGTCTGATGAATCTGCTGATCGCCCTGCGCGCGTCCCGCGGTTGGGTGTCGCGCAAGACTCTGATGAGCGCCATCGACGGCTATTCCGGACTCGACGAGGTCGCCTTCGATCGCAAATTCTCCCGCGACAAGGAACTGCTGCGGCATATGGGCATCACCATCGCCACCCGAGCCGAACACGACTCCTACGGTGATGTGGGGGAGACCGGCTACCGGATCTCCACCGCCGACTATGCGATGGACGACGTCGATCTCACCCCCGCCGAGGTGGCCGCCGTGACCGTGGCCGCCGCATTCTGGTCCGAAACCGAACTCGGGGAGTCCTCCGCCCAGGCGCTGACGAAGCTGCGCGCTCTCGGCATCGACCTCGATCAGTCCGCGGACGGGCCGGGAGCCGTCGACCCGGGCACCGCCGCGCACAGGCTGGCCAGCGCGAACTTCGCCGCCGCCCTCCATCACATCAACGCCCGCGAAGCCATCGGATTCCGCTATCACAAGCCCGGCCAGAGCGTGCGGAAGGTGCGCCTGGAACCCTTTGCGCTGCTCAGTCGTGGTGACCGCGTCTACCTCTTCGGCTTCGACCTCGATCGGCAGGCGCGTCGCACCTTCCGACTCTCCCGCGTCGAGGGTGGAATCGCGAAGCTCGGCGGCCGTGAACCCGGAGACTATGAGATCCCCGAGGACTTCTCCCCGCAGCTGGCGCTGCAGTCGAGCTCGGAGATGGCCGTCGTCGCCGAGGCGACGCTGCGCATCCGCGCCCACCGGGCCGATCCGCTGCGACGCCGACAGATCCGCAGCGACGGAGACGAAGTGATCATCGGCTGTTCCGATGTCGACGCCCTGGCCGCTGAGATCGTCGGTTTCGGTGATGCCGTCGATGCCGTCGACCCGCCCGAGCTCGTGCGAGCCGTCGACCGCAGACGCGAGGCGATCCGGGAGTCGCTCAACCGCTTGGGAGGCGCCAGTGTCCTCAGCGCGTGAACGTCTCACCCGGCTGCTCAGCCTCGTGCCCTACCTCGACGCCCATCCGGGAGCGGATCTCGAAGACACTGCCGCCTACTTCGGCATCGACTCCGACACTCTCATCGACGATCTGCAGCTGCTCTTCGTCACCGGCCGACCCGGACATATGCCCGATGACCTCATCGATGCGTCCTGGGAGGGCGGACAGATCTTCATCTCCAACGCCGAGGAGGTCTCCGTGCCCGTGCGGCTGAGTGCCGAGGAGGCCGGCGTCCTCGTCCTCGCCCTCGACATGCTCTCGTCCCTGCCCGGGCTCGACTCCGAAGCGGTGGCCACTGCGGCGTCCAAACTGCGTGTGGCGGCGGGGGAGAACCTGCGCACCGCGGTCGATGTCAGTCCCATCGACGTCGATGAGGAGCTGCTGGCCGCTCTGCGGCAGGCCGTCGAGGACGGGACGGCGCTGCGCATAGACTACTACGTGGGGTCCCGCGACGAACTCACGACGCGGACCATCGCCCCGACCCGTCTCGTGCCCGGCGCCGATTGGTATGTCGACGCCTGGTGCTATTCGGCCGGGGCTCCGCGCCGTTTCGCCCTGGGCCGCATCCGGTCCTGGGAACCGGCGGCGCACCCCCCGATGTCGGTGAGCGAAGCGGCGACGACCTCATACGAGGTCACCCTCGGTCTCGCGGCGAGAGGAGCATGGCTGGCAGATGAACTCGACGTGACGAATCGGGAATATCTCGACAGCGGTGAGACGAGTGTGCGTATCCGTCTGCTCGTGCACTCGGTGGCTTGGCTCAGCCGGTTTCTGCTCTGTCACGCCGATGTGATCACCGAAATCGATGACACCGAAGCGGTTGCGGCCGCTCTGCGCAGGCTCGGCTGAGACGAAGACCGCGTCCGAATGTGGATGAAAGGCTCAGCCGCAGCGCGTAGAATCGTCCACAGCATCAACAATCCAAGGAGAGCTCCCCATGAAACCGAGTTTCGTGCAGATCGCGATCGTGATCCTCATCATCGTGATCATCTTCGGCGCACCCAAACTGCCGCAGCTGGCCCGAAGCCTGGGACAGTCGATGAAGATCTTCAAGTCCGAGGTCAAGGATCTGCGCGGCGACGAGGACGAATCCGGCACGAGCAAGACCACCGAGCCGGGAGCGCTCAATCAGAACTCCTCGACCGATTCCGCCGCGGCCACCGGTGAGACCACCGGAACCGAGGAGTCGCGGCGAGAGAAGCAGGACCCGCAGTCTCACGAGAAGTGAAAGAGAACAGTCAGCGGAAGCCATCTCGATCACGGAAGAGCAATCCTGAGAAGAAGATGCCCGTCGTCGGGCACCTCGTCGAGTTGCGCAACCGGGTCATCATCTCCGCCATCGCCATGGCCCTCGGTGCGGTGGCCGGCTGGTTCCTCTACGATCCCGTCCTCGATATCCTCCAAGAGCCGATCCGGACCATCCGAGACAACGGCGGTCGGATGGCCGAGATCAACTTCGCCGGAGTCGCCTCGCCCTTCGACCTGAAGATCAAACTCTCGTTCTTCATCGGTCTCTTCCTCTCCTGCCCGATCTGGCTCTATGAGGTCTGGGCCTTCATCGTGCCGGGTCTGAAGCGGAAGGAGAAGCTGTACTCCCTCGGATTCCTCGGCGCGGCGATCCCGCTGTTCCTGGCCGGGTCGACGATGGCGTTCTTCGCGCTGCCCAACGCGGTGAAGGCGCTGACCTCGTTCACCCCCGAGGGCGGCACGAACATCATCCCGGCACAGGACTACCTGAGCTTCGTGATGGTCATCATCGTGGTCTTCGGACTCGCCTTCGTCCTGCCGGTGCTCATGGTGGGACTGAACATGCTCGGGATCCTGTCGGCGGAGAGGATCAAGAAGTCGTGGCGCATCATCGTCATGCTCGTCTTCCTGTTCGCCGCGATCGCCACCCCGACTCCGGACGCAATGTCCATGTTCTTCCTCGTCATCCCCATGATGACGCTGTTCTGCCTGGCGTGGGTGATCTGCGTCTTCAACGATCGCCGACGCAAGAAGCGGCTCATCGCGCAGGGCCTGTGGGTCGACGAGGACGAACTGACCGACGAAGAGAAGAATGACTGACTCCACACCACTTTCGACCGACACCTCTGCGGAGCAACCGCTGAGCCCCTCCGCCGCCTATGCCGACTTCAAGGCGCGTGCAGAGTTCGCGCGCACACCCTTGGGCGAGTTCATGGAGCGCACCGAGTTCGACCTCGACGACTTCCAGATCGAAGCCTGCAGCCATCTGCAGGAGGGCGAGGACGTGCTGGTCACCGCGCCGACCGGAGCGGGCAAGACGCTCATTGCGGAGTTCGCTGTGCAATTGGCGCGGGGCGAGGGCAAACGGATCTTCTACACCACGCCGATCAAGGCGCTGAGCAATCAGAAGTTCAATGACCTCGCCGAGGTGCACGGAGCCGAGAACGTCGGGCTGCTCACCGGTGACACCTCGATCCGACGCGACGCGCCGATCATCGTCATGACCACCGAAGTGCTGCGCAACATGCTCTACAACGATGTGGCAGGTCTGGCGGATCTCGGCTTCGTCGTCCTCGACGAAGTCCATTACCTCGCCGACCGGTTCCGCGGCCCCGTGTGGGAAGAGGTCATCATCCACCTTCCCGACCGTGTGCAGATGGTGTCGCTGTCGGCGACGGTGTCCAACGTCGAGGAGTTCGGTGCCTGGCTGCGCGAGGTCAGAGGACCGACGACGATCGTGTCGACGAGCCACCGGCCCGTGCCCCTGGTCAACCATGTCCTCGTCGGCCACCGGATGTACGACCTGTTCACGCACACCGATTCCGATCGGATCGACCCGGCGCTCAACCATGCCACGCGCACTCACGGGGGACCGCGCTCGAAGCGCGCGCGTGCCACCCGGGCGCGGTTCCGTCGTCCCAGCCGCACTCAGGTGGTGGCCTCCCTCGCCGAGGCGGCCATGCTGCCGGCGATCATGTTCATCTTCTCCCGCAACGGCTGCGACGAAGCCGTCGAACAGTACCTGAGCACGGGCACCGACCTGAATTCGAGGGAAGAGAAGACGATCGTCAACGCCGCTCTCGAATCCCTGCGCGATGAGCTCGCCGATGAAGACCTCGGCATCCTCGGCTATCACACCTTCCGTGAGGGTCTGCTGCTCGGCGTGGCCGCCCACCACGCGGGGATGATCCCGCAGTTCAAGCAGCTCGTCGAAGAGCTGTTCTCGCAGGGAATCATCAAGGTCGTCTTCGCCACGGAGACCCTGGCCCTGGGCATCAACATGCCTGCACGCACCGTCGTACTCGAGAAGCTCGTGAAGTTCAACGGCGAAGCGCATGTGATGATCACGCCGGGGGAGTACACGC
Proteins encoded in this region:
- the tatA gene encoding twin-arginine translocase TatA/TatE family subunit, with the protein product MKPSFVQIAIVILIIVIIFGAPKLPQLARSLGQSMKIFKSEVKDLRGDEDESGTSKTTEPGALNQNSSTDSAAATGETTGTEESRREKQDPQSHEK
- a CDS encoding WYL domain-containing transcriptional regulator, producing the protein MSSARERLTRLLSLVPYLDAHPGADLEDTAAYFGIDSDTLIDDLQLLFVTGRPGHMPDDLIDASWEGGQIFISNAEEVSVPVRLSAEEAGVLVLALDMLSSLPGLDSEAVATAASKLRVAAGENLRTAVDVSPIDVDEELLAALRQAVEDGTALRIDYYVGSRDELTTRTIAPTRLVPGADWYVDAWCYSAGAPRRFALGRIRSWEPAAHPPMSVSEAATTSYEVTLGLAARGAWLADELDVTNREYLDSGETSVRIRLLVHSVAWLSRFLLCHADVITEIDDTEAVAAALRRLG
- the tatC gene encoding twin-arginine translocase subunit TatC, translating into MKENSQRKPSRSRKSNPEKKMPVVGHLVELRNRVIISAIAMALGAVAGWFLYDPVLDILQEPIRTIRDNGGRMAEINFAGVASPFDLKIKLSFFIGLFLSCPIWLYEVWAFIVPGLKRKEKLYSLGFLGAAIPLFLAGSTMAFFALPNAVKALTSFTPEGGTNIIPAQDYLSFVMVIIVVFGLAFVLPVLMVGLNMLGILSAERIKKSWRIIVMLVFLFAAIATPTPDAMSMFFLVIPMMTLFCLAWVICVFNDRRRKKRLIAQGLWVDEDELTDEEKND
- a CDS encoding DUF3866 family protein gives rise to the protein MIHWRKGIVAAIRSTRPGYTEVDVELDEALPGTDVRSIRAVAYTDAVGQPTTADAVIVNVSALAKRLGTGGFGLIIALPDALPADPPEGPGHLVKDRYSPLQTMVLGVDDQESQHHSTLAEAEHLDGMPVVVADLHSALPAVIAGIRAVDPSLSVVYVLSDGAALPAPFSQAVAGLKDAGWLSGSISTGQAWGGDLEAVTIHTGLLAAKHVMAADIAIVAQGPGNLGTGTKYGYSGLVTGEHLNAAALLGGRPVGLLRMSNADARGRHFGISHHSLTPLSEVARAGMTVPVPDFSTLAEAERAEMDPDPNVVAETVAGQLPRLQMHDLVDVDLTGLWDALGTSPVRLSTMGRKLPADAASFLAAAAAGRCAAELARR
- a CDS encoding helix-turn-helix transcriptional regulator, producing MNTPRTSRQRQQTERLMNLLIALRASRGWVSRKTLMSAIDGYSGLDEVAFDRKFSRDKELLRHMGITIATRAEHDSYGDVGETGYRISTADYAMDDVDLTPAEVAAVTVAAAFWSETELGESSAQALTKLRALGIDLDQSADGPGAVDPGTAAHRLASANFAAALHHINAREAIGFRYHKPGQSVRKVRLEPFALLSRGDRVYLFGFDLDRQARRTFRLSRVEGGIAKLGGREPGDYEIPEDFSPQLALQSSSEMAVVAEATLRIRAHRADPLRRRQIRSDGDEVIIGCSDVDALAAEIVGFGDAVDAVDPPELVRAVDRRREAIRESLNRLGGASVLSA